Within the Opitutaceae bacterium TAV5 genome, the region AGGGGAGGCCGTTTCACAAATTCGCAGCATTTCCCGCAATGTGATGTCTATGGGACAATCACTCTCAGCAGGAACGACGGGAACAGACCAAGGAAGATCAGAAGGGCGGTGGCGAGAGTGAGAGCAAGAGTGGCGGGAAGAGGCGTCCGCAGCAGGCTGGATGTGGGAGCGGTGGTGTCGGAGGAGGCGACGAGGGCCTGTTTGAGGATGGTCAAGTAGTAGTAGAGGGCGACGGCGCTCATCGCGATAGCGAGGAAGGCGAGCCAACCGGTGGGCGAGGCGAGTCCGGCGGGGCGGAGGGCGGCGGCGAAGAGATAGAATTTGCCGAAGAAACCCGCCAGCGGCGGCACACCCGCGAGCGAGAGCACGCAGACGAAAAGGACGGCGGCGAGGAAAGGGGAGCGTTTCCAGAGTCCGGCGAGGTCGGTGAGAGACTGGCAGCGGGCGCCGTTGTAATCGAGAACGGCGAAGACCCCGAAAATGCCGACCGTGGCGAGTCCGTAGGTGAGGGCGTAATACACCGTGGAACCGGTGTCGCCGAGGAGCACGCCGAGGAGGAGGACACCGGCGTGCGCGATGGCTGAATACGCGATGAGGCGGCGGACGTTGGTTTGCGCGAGTGCGGCGATGTTGCCGAGCAGCATCGAGGCGGCGGCGATCAGCATGAGCACCGGCGCCCAGCCGGAAAGCGGCGCAAACTGGAGGGCGGCGGGTCCGAGCGCGGAGTGGAGGAGGCGGAAAAAGAGGGCGAGTCCGGCGAGTTTTGACGCGGAGGCGATGAGTGCAGCCGCAGGCGAGGGGGCGCCTTCGTAAACATCGGGCGCCCACAGGTGGAAGGGAGCGGCGGCGGCCTTGTAGCCGAAACCGGCCAGCACCATCACGAGAGCGATGAGGAGAAGCGGAGAGACGGGTTGCGCGTGATCGGCGCCGGCGAGCGCGGCGGCGATCGCATCGAACCGGATCGAGCCGGTGAGCCCGTAGATGAGGCTGAATCCGAAGAGAAGGAACGCCGCGGCCATGCCTCCGAAGAGGAAGTACTTCAGGCCGGCCTCGGCGGACGCGGGGCTGGTTTTGTCGAACGCGGCGAGGATGTAGAGGGAGAGGCTGGCGAGCTCCAGGCCGAGGAAGGCGATGAGGAGGTTGTTGGCCACCGCCATGAGCGTGAAGCCCGTCGTGGCGAGGAGGACGATGGCGATGTATTCGGCGGGATGGCGGGGACGTTCGCGCGCGGGGAGCAGGAGCGTGAGTGCGGCGAGGCCAAGCACACCGAGGCGGATGACGACGGCAAAGTGATCGAGGATGAAGAGGCTGGCGGTGGTCTCGCCGGAGACGGACGCGGCGACGGGAGTGAGCACTTGCCAGACGGCAGCGGCGAGCGCGCCGAGTCCGACAACGGTGGCGGCAAGGAGACGGGTTTTGTCGGAGAGGCGGCGTCCGGCGCTGAGGTCGAAGGCGAGCACGGCGAGCATGCCGAGGGTCAGCATGATCTCGGGGCGGAGCGCGTGGAGGAGTTCGATGTAGGGATTGGGCGAGGGCATCGCGGGTCGGAGGGAAATGATGTTATTTCAAGGCTGCCTGAAACAGCGGCGACTGGAGCGCGGGGTTGATCCAGTTGAGGAGCAGGTCGGGCATCAGGCCGACGAGGAGCGTCGCGGCGATGAGCAGGAACGCGCCGAGTTTTTCGGGGAGCGTGATCGGAGGGAGCGGGTGGATGTTGGCATGTGTGGTGCCGTTACCGGTTTTGCCGAAGAAGGACACCTGGATGGCGCGCAGCGTGAAGGCGGCGGCGATGAGGATGCCGAGGGCGGCAACCAGCGCCCAAAGGCGGGAGGTTTGCCAGGCTCCGATAAGGATGGAGAGTTCGGCCGGGAATCCGCTGAAGCCGGGCAGACCCATCGAGGCGAGTCCGGCGATGACAAACGTGACGGCGGCAAACGGCAGCAGGCGGTGCAGCGGCAGGGCGCGCAGGTCGGCGAGGTTGCGGGTGTGCGTGCGTTCGTAAACCATGCGGCCGACGACGGCGAAGAGGAGTCCGGCGATGATGCCGTGGGAGAACATCTGCAACACCGCGCCGCTGAGGGCGCGTTCGTTGGCGGCGGCGAGGCCGAGCAGGACAAAACCCATGTGGCTGACCGACGAGTAGCCGATGACAAATTTGAAGTCGTCCTGGATGAGTGCGATGAACCCGGCGTAAACGATGCCGATGACGGCGAGCCAGCCGATGAGCGGAGCGAAGGTGTGGTAACCTTCGGTGAAGAGCGGAATCGCCACGCGGAGGCAGCCGTAGGCGCCGAGTTTCATGACGACACCGGCGAGCAGCATGGACGCGGCGGTGGGCGCGGCGACGTGTCCCGTGGGCGCCCAGGTGTGGAAGGGAAACATGCCGGCAAGTATCGCGAAGCCGGTGAAGACGAGCGCGAACATGCCGAGTTGCTGCGCGTGCGTGAAATGCGTGGCGGCCTGGGCGAGAGTGGTGAGGGAGAAGCTCGGGGAGCCGCCGGAAAGGGAGGCGGCGGTGGCATGTGCCCAGAGGAGCCCAGCCATGACGAGGGCGCTGCCGGCAAAGGAGTAAAGGACGAGCTTCATCGCACCGTATTCGCGGTTGGTGGAGCCCCACTTCGCCACGAGAAAATATTTGGGGACGATGGCGATCTCGTAGAAGACGAAAAACACGAACGCATCCGCGCTGAGGAACACGCCGTAAACGCCGCCGATGAGCGCGAGGTAGAGGGCGAAAAACTCGCCGGTGCGGTCATTGATATTCCACGAAAAGAGAATACCGGCGAGCGCGGCGATGCTGGTGAGGACGACGAGCGTGAGGCTGATGCCGTCGGCCGCGAGGTGGTAGCTGACGCCGAGTTCGGCGATCCAGGGGAGGTTGACGAGGGTCTGGAGATCGGCGGCAGGTGTGAAGTCGAGGGCCGCGAGCGTGGTGATGACAGCGGCGGCGAGCGCCGTAATGAGCGCGGTGATACGCGCCACGGAGGGCGACCGTCGTCCGGCAACAAGCGCGAGGAGCGCGCCGGCAAAAGAAATGTAGATGGTCCAGGGAAGGAGATTCATCGGGAGAGGGTGGTCGCGTCAGCCGAGGAGGGACTGGAAGAGGTTGATGAGGAGTTGAGGCGCGAGCCCCAGCACGAACATCAGGATGATGGCGGGAGCCAGGGTGACGATTTCGACGGCGGTGAGGTCGGTGACGCGTGTGGCGTTGGCGGATACGGGTCCGTGAAAGACGCGTTGCCAGAAGGTGAGCAGGAAGAGCGCAGTGGCGAGGAGGCCGAGGCAGGCGATGGCGGCGGCGACCGGAGCGACACCGAAGACACCGCGGAAAATCAGGAATTCGCCGACAAAGCCGTTGAGACCGGGGAGGCCGAGGGAGGAAAACATCGAGATGCCGCAGAGGGCGGCAAAGACCGGGGCGACCTTGCGCACGCCGCCGAAGTCGCCGAGGCCACGCAGTCCGCCGGTGCGGCTTTCGAGGATGCCGATGCAATAAAAGAGAGCGGCGGCGGAGAGGCCGTGATTGAACATTTGCAGGAGCGTGCCGGTGAAGGCGGCGTCGAGTGTTTGCGGCGCGATGCCGTGGAGGTTGTCGGCGGCGGCGCAGGCGAAGATTGCGAGCAGGCAGTAGCCGAGATGGTTGACCGAGGAGTAGGCGATCATGCGTTTGAGGTCGGTCTGGCGGAGGGCGGCGAGAGCACCGAAGACGACGCCGGCGAGCGCGAACCAGAGAAGGACGGGCGCAGCGGCGGCGAGTTGTTCGGGGAAGATCGGGGCGAGGATGCGGAGGAATCCGTAGAGTCCCATTTTGGACATGATGCCGGTGAGGAACATCGAGGCGCCCGTGGGCGCGGCGGCGTAGGCCGAGGGGAGCCAGGTGTGAAAGGGGAAAAGCGGGACTTTTACCGCGAGGCCGAGAAACACGCCGAGAAAAACCAGCATGGGCAGGACCGGGGAGATGGCCGAGAGTTTGTCATCGAGCGCAACCGTGCCACCGAAGGCGACGAGTTCGGTGAAGGAGAGCGTGCCGGTGACGGCGTAAATCGCGGCGAAGGCGAGGAGCATGAAGGCGCTGCCG harbors:
- a CDS encoding NADPH-quinone oxidoreductase encodes the protein MPSPNPYIELLHALRPEIMLTLGMLAVLAFDLSAGRRLSDKTRLLAATVVGLGALAAAVWQVLTPVAASVSGETTASLFILDHFAVVIRLGVLGLAALTLLLPARERPRHPAEYIAIVLLATTGFTLMAVANNLLIAFLGLELASLSLYILAAFDKTSPASAEAGLKYFLFGGMAAAFLLFGFSLIYGLTGSIRFDAIAAALAGADHAQPVSPLLLIALVMVLAGFGYKAAAAPFHLWAPDVYEGAPSPAAALIASASKLAGLALFFRLLHSALGPAALQFAPLSGWAPVLMLIAAASMLLGNIAALAQTNVRRLIAYSAIAHAGVLLLGVLLGDTGSTVYYALTYGLATVGIFGVFAVLDYNGARCQSLTDLAGLWKRSPFLAAVLFVCVLSLAGVPPLAGFFGKFYLFAAALRPAGLASPTGWLAFLAIAMSAVALYYYLTILKQALVASSDTTAPTSSLLRTPLPATLALTLATALLIFLGLFPSFLLRVIVP
- a CDS encoding NADH-quinone oxidoreductase subunit M; its protein translation is MNLLPWTIYISFAGALLALVAGRRSPSVARITALITALAAAVITTLAALDFTPAADLQTLVNLPWIAELGVSYHLAADGISLTLVVLTSIAALAGILFSWNINDRTGEFFALYLALIGGVYGVFLSADAFVFFVFYEIAIVPKYFLVAKWGSTNREYGAMKLVLYSFAGSALVMAGLLWAHATAASLSGGSPSFSLTTLAQAATHFTHAQQLGMFALVFTGFAILAGMFPFHTWAPTGHVAAPTAASMLLAGVVMKLGAYGCLRVAIPLFTEGYHTFAPLIGWLAVIGIVYAGFIALIQDDFKFVIGYSSVSHMGFVLLGLAAANERALSGAVLQMFSHGIIAGLLFAVVGRMVYERTHTRNLADLRALPLHRLLPFAAVTFVIAGLASMGLPGFSGFPAELSILIGAWQTSRLWALVAALGILIAAAFTLRAIQVSFFGKTGNGTTHANIHPLPPITLPEKLGAFLLIAATLLVGLMPDLLLNWINPALQSPLFQAALK
- a CDS encoding NADH-quinone oxidoreductase subunit L, giving the protein MTSLPLLSLLIFTPWAGALLLAALPQLSRTPAGQRTARTLALAFSLSTLALTLAAVLPAFDATGDTPGLQLAEQHAWIASLNVHYALGLDGLSLVLVLLTGLIAPMSLLASRSMGGSPRLPGILFLLIQGAALGVFLAQDFFLWFLFWELSLFPAFFLIKLYGNNTDASGNTRPGSASRAAYQFVIYTMGGSAFMLLAFAAIYAVTGTLSFTELVAFGGTVALDDKLSAISPVLPMLVFLGVFLGLAVKVPLFPFHTWLPSAYAAAPTGASMFLTGIMSKMGLYGFLRILAPIFPEQLAAAAPVLLWFALAGVVFGALAALRQTDLKRMIAYSSVNHLGYCLLAIFACAAADNLHGIAPQTLDAAFTGTLLQMFNHGLSAAALFYCIGILESRTGGLRGLGDFGGVRKVAPVFAALCGISMFSSLGLPGLNGFVGEFLIFRGVFGVAPVAAAIACLGLLATALFLLTFWQRVFHGPVSANATRVTDLTAVEIVTLAPAIILMFVLGLAPQLLINLFQSLLG